The Brachionichthys hirsutus isolate HB-005 chromosome 3, CSIRO-AGI_Bhir_v1, whole genome shotgun sequence genome has a window encoding:
- the ube3d gene encoding E3 ubiquitin-protein ligase E3D produces the protein MSADLELPAKARAAGIFLELRKRLQTGLLIVRKDVARSPADVTVTGGDSSLSIQTPSGALSLALPAGVAFEQGSCIPTPAGESSGDELHFRLRINVERSADEEAFDSLIETLRPNETYCFHCQGCKTRLLEDRVFQRVLPLPNGNWNAIVDDWCCHPDPFASKLLPRDKDCLLGDTFLLLSRDGSCEQTLTEDVSPVGSGDGQNPKKSCHRLAVVSCKSCSSVLGEAASPETLKLYMTQVEVEPAVGDREAESSLNRSVFLEKVVAARLMHLSNTLSTFHFSVQTPDGKAVLLVWLLNTDSITASIPETSISGDRPVSALPLHSPSPGAARAVKLLYTACSHSGLQQRDIVRSWEVNAIGHPVVLPLKVCEELLQVLDDSNATLPASLRRMRSYEVAYMRL, from the exons ATGTCTGCAGATCTGGAGCTGCCGGCCAAAGCTCGTGCAGCAGGAATCTTCTTAGAGCTGCGAAAAAGACTTCAGACCGGGCTTCTCATTGTCag GAAGGATGTAGCCAGAAGTCCTGCAGATGTAACTGTGACCGGCGGAGACTCGTCTCTCTCCATCCAGACTCCCAGTGGGGCGCTAAGCCTGGCTCTGCCAGCAGGAGTCGCCTTCGAGCAGGGATCCTGCATCCCGACACCTGCCGGAGAATCTAGTGGAGACGAGCTGCATTTCAGACTTCGCATTAATGTGGAAAGAAGCGCGGATGAAG AGGCTTTTGACAGCTTGATCGAGACCCTACGGCCAAACGAGACTTATTGCTTCCATTGCCAGGGCTGCAAGACGAGACTGCTGGAGGACAG AGTGTTTCAGCGAGTTCTTCCACTCCCCAATGGCAACTGGAACGCCATTGTGGACGACTGGTGTTGCCACCCAGATCCGTTTGCCAGCAAGTTGCTACCCCGAGACAAGGACTGTTTGCTCGGAGAcaccttcctgctcctctccagAGACGGCAGCTGTGAACAGACGCTCACCGAGGACGTGAGCCCCGTCGGCTCAGGGGACGGTCAAAACCCAAAG AAAAGCTGCCACCGCTTGGCAGTTGTCTCCTGCAAGAGCTGCTCCTCCGTGCTGGGAGAGGCTGCCTCTCCAG AGACCCTGAAGCTATACATGActcaggtggaggtggagccggccgtgggagacagagaggcagagTCCTCGCTGAACAG ATCCGTCTTCCTGGAGAAGGTCGTAGCAGCCAGGCTGATGCATCTGTCCAACACGCTGAGCACCTTCCATTTCTCTGTGCAGACTCCAGACGGCAAAGCGGTTTTATTG GTCTGGCTGCTGAACACCGACTCCATCACTGCGTCCATCCCAGAGACGTCCATCAGCGGGGACAGGCCTGTCAGCGCTCTGCCTCTCCACAGTCCATCACCCGGAGCAGCCCGGGCCGTGAAGCTCCTCTACACCGCCTGCTCTCACTCCGGCCTCCAGCAGAGAGA catCGTACGTAGCTGGGAGGTCAACGCCATCGGGCATCCTGTGGTTCTGCCCCTGAAGGTGTGTGAGGAACTGCTTCAAGTGCTAGACGACAGCAACGCCACGCTCCCTGCATCTCTGCGCCGCATGAGGTCTTATGAG
- the dop1a gene encoding protein dopey-1 encodes MNAEEVELLSDSKYRNYVAAVDKALKNFEYSSEWADLISALGKLNKVLHNNAKYQVVPKKLTIGKRLAQCLHPALPSGVHRKALETYEIIFKIIGPKRLAKDLFLYSSGLFPLLSNAAMSVKPVLLGLYETYYLPLGKTLKPGLQGLLTGVLPGLEEGSEYYDRTNTLLEKVAAAVEQSAFYSALWGSILTSPAVRLPGVTFVLLHLNRKLSMEDQLYVMGNDIELMVEAVGTSVQDSSVLVQRSTLDLILFCFPFHMSQATRPDMIRILSAALHVVLRRDMSLNRRLYAWLLGSDNKIGPRSTRQSNPEEHASHYFNTFSKDMLVQAMVGILQGKARGGEEESILMHDLKPFRILISLLDKPELGPAILEDVLIEVFRTLHTQCRTELDLQSQSPFSKDHTHLSSKLRENKKTAELIKTANLLFNSFEPYYMWDYISRWFEECCRRTLGGSARAAQHAGSWDPPELLLVEFCQLVDFLLDIVSLPTRSMRVICQETYIEIQTEHLPQLLLRMVAALTGHLQALDLRELTYCLRLCSKILSKVQPPLVSPLALPSGPRAQSLANSNGNPSNSSGERNGDKAGKQALPTTLELPGRGEVFEDVESLPCNGASESGFTDFVQYQGDDAEETEHSLHPHQAVKPGGRSSAGQTQTKAVDKPVMQCCLEHFQHFLSRLINLYITPGEVDKAEGEKGEVAQLGFLVSGNSNPNAPCSASGLDQRECVAAFTAACQLFLECSSFPVYIAEGNLKSSPTQHEQFDSEQAHLPVWLQTLMDACCQARDFSLQGVAISLLMDLVGLTQSVAMVAAECVASESVQPMSPSQGRVAVIIRPPLTQGILQHIADRTDFFKSVALILWDQLSEGTPQHHQRSIELFYQLHNLVPSSICEDVMSQQLMHRDKRIRLEAHVKFSVLWHLTRDLNITKSSPFNRTFDRSLFIMLDSLCYWDPCTSAVGRAWLNQVLQRHDIARVLEPLLLLLLHPKTHRVSIQRVQAQRHWAQVFPEPPGNETSEPIYNRDSGFVDNFSRIHGEKVLHEDLRDLAVGDMEPFCLTVNPLGDSLSLLSLSSENLQLAGDYQPTDQQREPQSAESTGSHSSPLEIGSLDYQEEVTGSDHQPGSSDDMSEESMEEVVSSVVKGMIDRVLCLIDDASHEVSPPPDNWPQTDTDSTSSDTSTGLRPDSGPPLISNHQTLPEMLAEGTLEFLSVPPAEVSAGEQHREGFVRHSSSPSIVTLPDGSDPANPDHTLQVDDSQPRKRSHSSTQLSLKGKIMEKLADKSPGTKPKIKKVKRKEEERQRKMARQTEKLRPLNIFFGDSLDLENWYSCGEGEVSEIESDAGSPSGGSGGTGGGVGATQRRSSSSPPRFNIHPLYQHVLLYLQLYDSSRSLHALSAIAAMLRAAPSGFVSAISTTSINNTYTPQLSLLQNLLARHRVSVMGKDFYCPIPLDSHSHSFRSAMYLEIIISLCLYFLRSYYSAHVAAGPQDLAGNRAMQLTSVEVLTLLFSELAKVTGGSAKGFASFISDVLSKCKVQKVVLHCLLSFILSAQKWHDQRVSGVNVATVEEGLSEDSVINLSEDQIDSCSAVQSQLLRLLQSLVVLEHRVLVPADEGGEGCPVGGGMGGGGAGSNAAAGFELLGGEVEHINPQQPMTSLQYLHGQPITAQGMFLCAVIRALHQHHACKMHPQWIGLITATLPYMGRVLRRVVASVTLQLCRNLDNLLQQYRYETGITDSRPQWMALCIPPDLILTVLEGITAIIHYCLLDPTSQYHQLQVSVDQKHLAEARSGILSILHTIMSSVTLLWSVLHQADSSDKPAAASAAMTSNINLGSTKNLRQQILELLGPISMNHGAHFMAAIAYVWNERKPVKTPVRNKVIPAASEEQLLLVELVRSVSAMRTETVMQTVKEVLKQPPAIAKDKKHLSLEVCMLQFFYAYVQRISVSSLVDSWPSLLALLKDSVPLSLPAPGQFLILGVLNEFILKNPNLESKKDQRELQDVTHKVVEAIGTIAGSSLEQTTWLRRNLEVKASPQITVDGANLEADVEDLMLTVMEASSFTPSVYSVHALTLLAEVLAHLLDMVFYSDEKERVIPLLVNIMHYVVPYLRNHSAHNAPSYRACIQLLSSLSGYQYTRRAWKKEAFDLFMDHTFFQMDSSCVSHWRAIIDHLMTHDKTTFRDLLTRVAVAQSSSLSLFTNRDAELEQRAMLLKRLAFTIYSSEVDQYQKYLPDIQERLVESLRLPQVPILHAQVFLFFRVLLLRMSPQHLTSLWPTMITELVQVFLLMEQELTADEDMSRTSGPSVAGLETTYSGGNGFSTSYNSQRWLNLYLSACKLLDLALALPPESLPQFQMYRWAFIPEASDDSGLEVRRQGTHQREFKPYVVRLAKLLRKRAKKNPEEDCSSRTLSWEPGHLTLTLYVIRSMEQLLPFFNLLSQVFNSKVSSRSGSAYTRNPADAFFLCHKEGHKLESQKVFWSRARQNIEEMVEKDFLEGLIKT; translated from the exons ATGAATGCAGAGGAAGTAGAGCTGCTCAGCGACTCCAAATACCGGAACTATGTGGCAGCCGTGGACAAAGCGCTCAAGAACTTTGAGTACTCCAGTGAGTGGGCAGACCTCATCTCTGCACTGGGTAAACTCAACAAG GTTTTGCACAACAATGCAAAGTACCAAGTTGTTCCAAAGAAGCTGACGATAGGCAAGCGGCTCGCCCAGTGCCTCCACCCCGCCCTGCCCAGTGGGGTCCACCGCAAGGCCTTGGAGACCTACGAGATCATCTTCAAGATCATTGGACCCAAGAGGCTTGCCAAAGACCTCTTTCTTTATAG CTCTGGCCTTTTCCCTTTACTCTCCAATGCCGCTATGTCTGTGAAGCCTGTCCTCCTGGGGCTCTATGAGACGTACTACTTGCCCCTGGGGAAGACTCTGAAACCAGGCCTGCAGGGACTTCTCACCGGAGTACTGCCAGGCCTGGAGGAGGGCTCCGAGTATTATGACAG GACCAACACTCTGTTGGAGAAGGTGGCTGCAGCAGTGGAGCAGTCGGCCTTCTACAGTGCCTTGTGGGGCAGCATCCTGACCAGCCCTGCCGTGCGTCTCCCGGGGGTGACCTTCGTTCTGCTGCACCTCAACCGCAAGCTCTCCATGGAGGACCAGCTTTACGTCATGGGCAACGACATTGAGCTCATG GTGGAGGCAGTCGGTACCTCAGTCCAGGACTCCAGTGTGTTGGTGCAAAGGAGCACTCTGGACCTGATCCTCTTCTGCTTCCCCTTTCACATGAGCCAG gcGACTCGTCCTGACATGATCCGGATCCTGTCTGCGGCGCTGCATGTGGTTCTGAGGAGAGACATGTCCCTGAATCGTAGACTCTATGCCTGGCTGCTGG GCTCCGATAACAAAATAGGCCCTCGCAGCACTCGACAGAGCAACCCAGAAGAGCACGCCAGCCACTACTTCAACACCTTCTCCAAAGACATGCTGGTCCAG GCAATGGTGGGGATCCTCCAGGGCAAGGCCagaggaggggaagaggaaAGCATCCTCATGCACGACCTGAAGCCATTTCGCATCCTCATCAGCCTCCTGGACAAGCCGGAGCTTG GCCCAGCTATCCTTGAGGACGTCCTGATTGAGGTGTTCCGGACTCTGCACACTCAGTGTCGGACAGAGTTGGACCTCCAAAGCCAGAGTCCGTTCAGCAAAGACCACACACACCTCAGCAG TAAACTACGAGAGAACAAGAAGACGGCTGAGCTGATTAAAACCGCTAACCTCCTGTTCAACTCCTTTGAGCCATACTACATGTGGGACTACATTTCTCGTTGGTTTGAAGAGTGCTGCAG GAGGACACTGGGCGGCAGCGCTCGTGCAGCACAGCATGCTGGGAGCTGGGATCCCCCGGAGCTCCTATTGGTGGAGTTCTGTCAGCTGGTGGATTTTCTGCTGGATATTGTTTCCTTG CCTACTAGAAGCATGAGGGTAATCTGCCAG GAGACCTACATAGAGATCCAGACGGAGCACCTtccccagctgctgctgcgtaTGGTGGCGGCTCTGACCGGTCACCTGCAGGCCCTGGATCTCAGGGAGCTCACCTACTGCCTTCGTCTCTGCTCCAAGATCCTCAGCAAAGTGCAGCCTCCGCTGGTGTCCCCTCTGGCCCTGCCCTCGGGCCCCAGGGCTCAGAGCCTCGCCAATTCTAACGGTAACCCCTCCAACTCTTCAGGGGAGAGGAATGGTGATAAGGCAGGAAAACAG GCTTTGCCTACAACTCTGGAGCTACCTGGTAGGGGGGAGGTGTTTGAGGATGTTGAAAGTCTTCCTTGCAATGGCGCCTCTGAAAGTGGTTTCACAGATTTTGTCCAGTACCAAGGTGATGATGCTGAGGAGACGGAACATAGTCTTCATCCCCACCAGGCGGTAAAACCAGGCGGTCGCTCTTCTGCAGGCCAAACTCAGACCAAGGCTGTGGACAAACCGGTCATGCAGTGCTGCCTGGAGCATTTCCAGCACTTTCTCTCCAGACTCATCAACTTGTACATTACTCCTGGAGAGGTGGACAAAGCTGAGGGTGAAAAAGGCGAGGTCGCCCAGTTGGGGTTTCTGGTATCGGGGAACAGTAATCCTAACGCACCGTGCTCGGCATCGGGGCTGGACCAGAGGGAGTGTGTTGCTGCGTTCACTGCTGCCTGTCAGCTCTTCCTTGAATGCTCGAGTTTCCCAGTTTACATCGCAGAGGGCAACCTCAAGTCCTCACCCACACAGCATGAGCAGTTTG ACAGTGAGCAGGCCCATCTGCCTGTTTGGCTCCAGACTCTGATGGATGCCTGCTGCCAGGCCAGGGACTTCAGCCTGCAGGGCGTGGCCATCTCTCTGCTAATGGATCTTGTGGGACTCACCCAGTCTGTAGCGATGGTAGCTGCAGAGTGCGTGGCGTCCGAGTCTGTCCAGCCCATGAGTCCCAGCCAGGGTCGAGTCGCAGTCATCATCAGGCCACCGCTCACTCAGGGAATCCTTCAACACATTGCTGACAGGACTGACTTCTTCAAG AGTGTGGCTCTGATCCTTTGGGACCAGTTAAGTGAAGGAACACCTCAACATCATCAACGCAGCATCGAGCTCTTCTACCAACTTCACAACCTGGTGCCTTCCAGCATCTGTGAGGACGTCATGAGCCAGCAGCTCATGCACAGAGACAAG AGAATTCGGCTTGAGGCACATGTGAAGTTCTCTGTACTCTGGCATTTGACACGAGACTTGAACATCACCAAGTCCTCTCCTTTCAATCGCACATTTGACAG GTCTCTTTTCATCATGCTCGACAGTCTGTGTTATTGGGATCCTTGTACGAGCGCTGTTGGTCGGGCTTGGCTGAATCAGGTCCTTCAGAGACATGACATTGCTCGTGTTTTAGAgcctctcctcctgcttttGCTCCATCCCAAGACCCACAGAGTATCGATTCAGAGGGTACAGGCTCAGCGCCATTGGGCCCAGGTTTTCCCCGAACCTCCTGGAAATGAGACATCAGAGCCTATTTACAACAGAGACTCTGGCTTTGTGGACA ACTTCAGTCGGATCCATGGGGAGAAGGTTTTACACGAGGACCTCAGAGACCTGGCCGTTGGTGACATGGAGCCTTTCTGCCTTACTGTCAACCCACTGGGTGACAGTCTATCCTTACTGAGCTTGAGCAGCGAGAACCTGCAGCTCGCTGGTGACTATCAGCCCactgaccagcagagggagccccAGAGCGCTGAATCCACTGGTTCTCATTCGTCTCCTTTGGAAATTGGCAGCTTGGACTACCAAGAGGAGGTCACTGGCTCAGATCACCAGCCTGGTTCCTCAGATGACATGTCGGAGGAGAGTATGGAGGAGGTTGTGTCTTCTGTTGTGAAAGGGATGATAGACAGGGTGTTGTGTTTAATAGATGATGCATCTCATGAAGTCTCACCTCCACCTGACAACTGGCCTCAGACAGATACAGACAGCACATCTTCAGACACCTCCACTGGGCTCCGTCCTGACTCTGGCCCTCCTCTCATCTCCAACCACCAAACTCTGCCCGAGATGCTGGCTGAAGGGACTCTGGAGTTCCTCTCTGTTCCACCGGCAGAGGTATCTGCAGGAGAGCAGCACAGAGAGGGCTTCGTTCGTCATAGTTCATCACCTTCCATCGTCACCCTACCCGACGGCTCCGACCCAGCAAACCCAGACCACACCCTGCAGGTGGATGATTCTCAGCCTCGTAAGCGGAGCCACAGCAGCACCCAGCTCAGCCTGAAAGGGAAGATCATGGAAAAGCTGGCGGACAAGTCTCCAGGAACCAAGCCCAAGATTAAGAAGGtcaagaggaaagaggaggagaggcagagaaagatGGCAAGACAGACTGAAAAGCTACGGCCACTGAATATTTTCTTTGGGGACAGCCTGGATCTGGAGAATTGGTACAGCTGTGGGGAAGGGGAAGTGTCTGAGATCGAGAGTGACGCTGGCTCTCCCAGTGGAGGCTCCGGTGGGACTGGTGGAGGCGTTGGTGCCACGCAACGCAGATCTTCTTCTTCCCCGCCTCGTTTTAATATCCACCCTCTCTACCAGCATGTCCTGCTCTACCTCCAGCTGTACGACTCCTCGCGCTCCCTGCATGCTCTGTCAGCCATCGCAGCCATGCTCCGAGCTGCACCCTCAGGGTTTGTAAGTGCTATCTCCACCACCAGTATCAACAACACCTACACACCACAGCTCTCTTTGCTCCAGAACCTCCTAGCCCGCCACAGGGTCTCTGTCATGGGCAAAGATTTCTATTGCCCAATCCCCCTGGACTCGCATTCGCACTCATTCCGCAGTGCCATGTACCTGGAGATTAtcatttctctctgtctgtacttCCTAAGAAGTTATTACTCCGCCCATGTGGCAGCGGGCCCTCAGGACTTGGCTGGGAACCGGGCAATGCAGCTGACCAGTGTGGAGGTCTTGACGCTCTTGTTCAGTGAGTTGGCTAAAGTCACAGGTGGCTCGGCTAAAGGCTTCGCCAGCTTCATCAGCGACGTTCTGTCTAAGTGCAAAGTTCAGAAGGTGGTTCTTCATTGCTTGCTCTCCTTCATACTCAGTGCCCAAAAGTGGCACGATCAGCGGGTGTCAGGGGTCAACGTGGCCACAGTGGAGGAGGGGCTGTCAGAGGACAGTGTCATCAACCTGTCGGAGGACCAGATAGACAGCTGCAGTGCCGTCCAGTCACAGCTGCTCCGATTGCTGCAGAGCCTAGTTGTGCTGGAGCATCGAGTCCTGGTGCCGGCTGATGAAGGAGGCGAGGGATGCCCTGTGGGAGGAGGtatgggaggtgggggggcaggaagcAATGCTGCGGCTGGGTTTGAGCTCCTGGGTGGGGAAGTAGAGCATATTAACCCGCAGCAGCCAATGACATCGCTGCAGTACCTCCACGGACAGCCCATCACAGCACAGGGTATGTTTCTGTGCGCTGTGATCAGGGCGCTGCATCAGCACCATGCCTGTAAGATGCATCCCCAGTGGATCGGACTGATCACAGCCACCCTGCCGTACATGGGAAGGGTGTTGAGGAGGGTGGTGGCCTCGGTCacgctgcagctgtgcagaaatCTGGACAATCTCCTTCAGCAGTATCGCTATGAGACTGGGATAACTGACAGCAG ACCCCAGTGGATGGCTCTGTGCATCCCTCCTGACCTGATTCTGACCGTGCTGGAGGGCATTACAGCTATCATCCATTACTGCCTGTTGGACCCGACGTCTCAGTACCACCAG TTGCAAGTGAGCGTTGATCAGAAGCACCTCGCCGAAGCACGTTCGGGCATCCTGTCCATCCTCCACACAATCATGTCTTCCGTCACCTTGCTGTGGAGCGTCCTGCACCAGGCTGACAGCTCGGACAAGCCAGCTGCTGCGTCTGCTGCCATGACTTCCAACATCAACCTGGGCTCCACTAAG AACCTCCGGCAGCAAATCCTGGAGCTGCTGGGGCCGATCTCCATGAACCACGGTGCTCACTTCATGGCAGCAATTGCGTACGTTTGGAATGAGAGGAAACCGGTCAAAACGCCAGTCAGAAATAAG GTGATTCCTGCAGCCAGcgaagagcagctgctgctggtcgaGCTGGTTCGATCCGTGAGCGCCATGCGTACTGAGACGGTCATGCAGACGGTGAAGGAGGTCCTGAAACAACCTCCTGCCATTGCAAAGGACAAG AAGCACCTCTCACTGGAAGTCTGCATGCTGCAGTTCTTCTATGCCTATGTCCAGCG GATCTCCGTGTCCAGTTTGGTTGACAGCTGGCCGTCTCTCCTGGCGCTGCTGAAGGACTCGGTGCCGTTGAGCCTGCCTGCCCCCGGACAGTTTCTCATTCTCGG AGTTCTAAATGAGTTCATTTTGAAGAATCCCAACCTGGAGAGCAAGAAGGATCAACGGGAACTGCAG GATGTGACCCATAAGGTCGTGGAGGCCATTGGCACGATCGCAGGCTCCTCTCTGGAACAAACCACCTGGCTGAGGAGAAACCTGGAGGTGAAGGCCTCTCCTCAGATAACTGTGGATGGAGCCAACCTGGAAGCCGATGTAGAAG aTTTAATGCTCACGGTGATGGAGGCCTCCAGCTTCACGCCGTCCGTGTACAGCGTTCACGCCCTCACGCTGCTGGCTGAG GTGCTGGCTCATTTGTTGGACATGGTGTTCTACAGCGACGAGAAGGAGAGGGTGATCCCACTGCTGGTTAATATCATGCACTATGTAGTGCCCTACCTCCGAAACCACAG TGCTCACAACGCCCCCAGTTACCGGGCCTGCATCCAGCTCCTGAGCAGCCTCAGCGGGTACCAGTACACCCGCCGCGCCTGGAAGAAGGAGGCCTTCGACCTCTTCATGGACCACACCTTCTTCCAAATGGACTCGTCCTGCGTCAGCCA CTGGAGGGCCATCATTGACCACTTGATGACTCATGACAAGACCACCTTCAGAGACCTCCTGA CCCGGGTGGCGGTCGCCCAGAGCAGCTCTCTGAGTCTGTTCACCAACAGAGACGCGGAGCTGGAGCAGAGGGCCATGCTGCTCAAGCGCCTGGCGTTCACCATCTACAGCAGCGAGGTGGACCAGTACCAGAAATACCTGCCAGACATACAAG AGCGTCTGGTGGAGAGCCTGCGTCTGCCTCAGGTGCCCATCCTCCACGCTCAGGTGTTCCTGTTCTTCAGAGTGCTCCTGCTGCGGATGTCGCCTCAACACCTCACCTCTCTGTGGCCCACCATGATCACGGAACTG GTCCAGGTGTTCCTTCTGATGGAGCAGGAGCTCACGGCAGATGAGGACATGTCAag GACGTCTGGGCCCTCTGTGGCGGGATTGGAGACCACCTATTCTGGTGGGAATGGATTCTCCACCTCCTACAACAGCCAGCGCTGGCTCAACCTCTATCTTTCTGCCTGCAAGCTCCTGGACCTAGCCTTGGCCCTTCCTCCTGAGAGCCTACCTCAGTTCCAGAT GTACCGCTGGGCCTTCATCCCAGAGGCTTCAGATGACTCGGGCTTGGAAGTGAGACGTCAGGGGACTCACCAGCGAGAGTTTAAACCGTACGTGGTCCGACTGGCGAAGCTGCTGAGGAAACGAGCCAAG AAAAACCCAGAGGAGGATTGCTCCAGCCGGACCCTGTCCTGGGAGCCAGGTCACCTGACTCTGACCCTGTACGTGATCCGCAGcatggagcagctgctgcctttTTTCAACCTGCTCAGCCAGGTCTTCAACAGCAAGGTCAGCAGCCGCTCAGGCTCCGCCTACACCCGCAACCCCGCGGACGCCTTCTTCCTCTGCCACAAGGAGGGCCACAAGCTGGAGAGCCAGAAGGTCTTCTGGAGTCGAGCTCGACAGAACATTGAGGAGATGGTGGAAAAAGACTTTCTGGAGGGCCTCATCAAGACGTGA